A genome region from Pseudomonas helmanticensis includes the following:
- the hemJ gene encoding protoporphyrinogen oxidase HemJ has translation MLYLWIKAFHIVSIVCWFAGLFYLPRLFVYHAQSEDTISKERFSIMERKLYRGIMGPAMIATLIFGGWLIYLNPGIFSMGGWIHAKLTLVVLLIGYHHMCGAQVKRFARGENTRSHVFYRWFNEVPVLILLAIVILVVVKPF, from the coding sequence ATGCTCTATCTATGGATCAAAGCTTTTCACATTGTCAGCATCGTTTGCTGGTTTGCCGGACTGTTCTATCTGCCGCGACTGTTCGTTTATCACGCGCAAAGCGAAGACACGATCAGCAAAGAACGCTTCAGCATCATGGAGCGCAAGTTGTATCGCGGCATCATGGGCCCGGCAATGATCGCCACACTGATCTTTGGCGGCTGGCTGATCTACCTCAACCCGGGCATCTTCAGCATGGGTGGCTGGATTCACGCCAAACTGACCCTCGTGGTTCTATTGATCGGCTACCACCATATGTGCGGCGCGCAGGTAAAACGTTTCGCCCGTGGCGAGAACACCCGCAGCCATGTCTTTTATCGCTGGTTCAATGAAGTGCCGGTTCTGATATTGCTGGCTATCGTAATTCTGGTCGTGGTCAAGCCGTTCTAA
- the erpA gene encoding iron-sulfur cluster insertion protein ErpA produces the protein MSVESFTPTALQFTQGAAHKVKSLVDEEGNDRLKLRVFVTGGGCSGFQYGFTFDEDVAEDDTIVEREGVSLVVDPMSFQYLAGAEVDYQEGLEGSRFVIKNPNATTTCGCGSSFSI, from the coding sequence ATGAGCGTCGAATCCTTCACCCCCACGGCTTTGCAATTCACCCAAGGTGCTGCGCACAAGGTGAAGAGCCTGGTCGATGAAGAGGGGAATGATCGCTTGAAGCTGCGCGTATTCGTTACGGGCGGCGGTTGTTCAGGGTTTCAATACGGTTTCACCTTCGATGAAGATGTGGCCGAGGACGACACCATCGTCGAACGCGAAGGCGTAAGTCTGGTGGTTGATCCGATGAGCTTCCAGTACCTGGCCGGTGCTGAAGTGGATTACCAGGAAGGTCTGGAAGGCTCGCGCTTCGTGATCAAGAACCCGAACGCCACCACGACTTGTGGTTGTGGGTCTTCGTTCTCGATCTGA
- a CDS encoding anhydro-N-acetylmuramic acid kinase, which yields MALYIGVMSGTSLDGLDIALIEQTSAIKLVATHYIPMPESLRAEMLGLCASGPDEIARSAIAQQHWVKLAAQGIHTLLDQQKLKPDAIRAIGSHGQTIRHEPARGFTVQIGNPALLTELTGITVVSDFRSRDVAAGGQGAPLVPAFHEALFEERTGNQAVLNVGGFSNLSLIEPTRPVAGFDCGPGNVLMDAWIHQQRGEHYDRNGDWAKTGSVEPSLLKALLSDPFFVTKGPKSTGREVFNLPWLEQHLARLPAFAAENVQATLLELTALTIIESLQSAQADTQELLVCGGGAHNATLMSRLADLLPNTTVASTATHGVDPDWVEAMAFAWLAHCCLEGIAANRPSVTGARGLRVLGAIYPA from the coding sequence GCCTGAATCCCTGCGCGCCGAGATGCTTGGCTTGTGCGCCAGCGGCCCCGACGAGATCGCCCGCTCGGCGATTGCCCAGCAACACTGGGTCAAGCTCGCAGCGCAGGGCATCCACACTCTCCTCGATCAGCAGAAACTCAAACCCGACGCCATTCGTGCGATTGGCAGCCACGGCCAAACCATTCGCCATGAACCGGCGCGCGGCTTCACCGTGCAGATCGGCAACCCTGCCCTGCTGACGGAATTGACCGGCATCACCGTAGTCAGCGACTTCCGCAGCCGCGATGTCGCTGCCGGTGGCCAGGGTGCACCTCTGGTTCCAGCCTTCCATGAAGCGTTATTCGAAGAGCGTACCGGCAACCAGGCCGTCTTGAATGTCGGCGGTTTCAGCAATCTGAGCCTGATAGAGCCGACCCGGCCTGTAGCCGGTTTTGACTGCGGCCCGGGGAATGTTCTGATGGACGCCTGGATTCACCAGCAGCGTGGCGAACACTATGATCGCAATGGCGACTGGGCAAAAACAGGTTCTGTTGAACCGTCCCTTTTGAAGGCACTGCTCAGCGATCCGTTCTTCGTCACCAAAGGCCCGAAAAGTACCGGCCGCGAAGTGTTCAACCTGCCTTGGCTGGAACAACATCTCGCACGCCTGCCAGCCTTTGCTGCCGAGAACGTGCAAGCCACCCTGCTTGAGCTGACCGCCCTGACCATCATCGAATCGCTGCAGAGTGCTCAAGCCGATACGCAAGAGCTGCTGGTCTGCGGCGGCGGCGCGCACAACGCGACACTGATGAGTCGGCTGGCCGACCTGCTACCAAATACAACGGTTGCGAGCACCGCGACCCACGGCGTTGATCCAGACTGGGTCGAAGCCATGGCTTTCGCTTGGCTGGCTCACTGCTGCCTCGAAGGCATCGCCGCCAATCGCCCCAGTGTCACCGGTGCACGCGGTCTTCGGGTACTCGGCGCCATCTACCCAGCCTGA
- the argC gene encoding N-acetyl-gamma-glutamyl-phosphate reductase, which yields MVKVGIVGGTGYTGVELLRLLAQHPQAEVVVITSRSEAGLPVADMYPNLRGHYDGLAFSVPDIKTLGACDVVFFATPHGVAHALAGELLAAGTKVIDLSADFRLQDAEEWAKWYGQPHGAPELLDEAVYGLPEVNREQIKKARLIAVPGCYPTATQLGFLPLLEAGLADTSRLIADCKSGVSGAGRGASVGSLYSETSESMKAYAVKGHRHLPEIRQGLRRAAGKDVGLTFVPHLTPMIRGIHSTLYATVVDRSVDLQALFEKRYANEPFVDVMPAGSHPETRSVRGANVCRIAVHRPQDGDLVVVLSVIDNLVKGASGQAVQNMNILFGLDERFGLSHAGMLP from the coding sequence ATGGTCAAGGTCGGTATCGTCGGCGGCACGGGTTACACCGGTGTCGAACTGCTGCGTCTGTTGGCACAGCATCCGCAGGCAGAAGTGGTGGTGATCACTTCCCGATCCGAGGCTGGCCTGCCTGTGGCTGACATGTACCCGAACCTGCGCGGTCACTACGACGGCCTGGCTTTCAGCGTGCCGGACATCAAGACCCTGGGCGCTTGCGACGTGGTGTTTTTCGCGACTCCGCACGGTGTTGCTCATGCCTTGGCTGGCGAACTGCTCGCTGCCGGCACCAAGGTGATCGATTTGTCGGCGGACTTCCGTCTGCAGGACGCTGAGGAATGGGCCAAGTGGTACGGTCAGCCGCACGGCGCGCCAGAGTTGCTGGACGAAGCGGTTTATGGCCTGCCGGAAGTCAATCGCGAGCAGATCAAAAAAGCTCGCCTGATCGCCGTGCCGGGCTGCTATCCAACCGCTACGCAGTTGGGGTTCCTGCCGCTGCTGGAAGCCGGTCTGGCGGATACTTCGCGTCTGATCGCCGACTGCAAATCCGGCGTCAGCGGTGCCGGTCGTGGCGCCTCTGTAGGTTCGTTGTACTCCGAGACGTCGGAAAGCATGAAGGCTTACGCGGTGAAAGGTCACCGTCACCTGCCGGAAATTCGCCAGGGCCTGCGTCGCGCAGCGGGTAAGGACGTTGGCCTTACTTTCGTTCCGCACCTGACGCCGATGATCCGTGGCATTCACTCCACGCTCTACGCGACTGTGGTTGATCGCTCGGTGGATCTGCAGGCGCTGTTTGAAAAGCGTTATGCCAACGAGCCGTTCGTCGATGTGATGCCGGCTGGCAGCCATCCGGAAACCCGTAGTGTGCGCGGCGCCAACGTTTGCCGGATCGCGGTGCATCGTCCGCAGGATGGCGACTTGGTGGTGGTGCTGTCGGTGATCGACAATCTGGTCAAAGGCGCTTCGGGCCAGGCGGTACAGAACATGAACATCCTGTTCGGGCTGGACGAGCGTTTCGGTCTGTCGCACGCCGGTATGCTGCCGTAA